From the Vanessa cardui chromosome 18, ilVanCard2.1, whole genome shotgun sequence genome, one window contains:
- the LOC124537590 gene encoding uncharacterized protein LOC124537590: protein MLTGNTNTRHIKDNCSNTSPTTVTNPQIDNSILNDKPNAGLLNDSSDTNSIPESQYNLDLSLLDDEDRETRPHVVVPETDSDSETSTSTSSMNSSFQDFSSDDSAQDPDFQALTDLSHTDSDGDNNLDCALSTKFQLLPTPGPSGSSKNFIESKEQNISMTIKIPVDVQSEINKGEPNFDLQPYSIDDQVPSNSALSVDTASPCIDDQNTEKKGRKRKVNTHLWKRNRTKLLRNSGMAYTSMSKTKKEIKEKKMGAGCSDKCKLKCTTKFTTQERLLIFSEYWKTADLLVQRQFIYSNMTEIKPKYRYTRVGSTRQNLNHSYYLPLNGERTRVCKVFFMNTLAISEKTIRTVVKKQKSSLKGVQLKEFRGKHNNHPKLDSSLKDDVRDHINSIPRIESHYCRAQSKREYIEGGLTVAALHRNYVEKCNSENKQHVAYQIYYNIFMSEFNISFWKPKKDQCEECTSFDNSEEKSKLQGKHEEHLKEKSLSREEKEKDKNNVTENFIVSVYDLQAVMPCPRGEVSSFYYISKINLLNFTITELGSKATTCFVWHEGEGARGVNEIGSCVLMYLENLNNKATEVFDVVFYSDNCCGQQKNKFMVSMYQYATGAFPKLRSITHKFLIKGHTQNEGDAVHSMIQRNISRALRSSPIYVPDQYITLIKTAKKKGSPYLVRELTHESFFDLKPLALGNYTTNEDGEKVKWTDIRIIKVDKQIKDKFLYKTSYQEEGFKSVSTLKKRQQKANPSINNTIKKLYSQKLHISQSKKQGILNLVSKNIIPKYYEGFYSNL, encoded by the coding sequence ATGTTAACAGGTAATACCAACACGAGACATATTAAGGATAACTGTTCTAACACATCGCCAACGACAGTCACTAACCCACAAattgataattcaatattaaacgaTAAACCGAATGCTGGCCTGTTAAATGATTCCTCGGACACTAATTCAATTCCTGAGAGCCAATATAATCTTGATTTATCTCTGCTTGATGATGAAGACAGAGAGACCAGACCGCACGTCGTTGTTCCAGAAACTGATAGTGACAGCGAAACTTCTACATCTACGAGTAGTATGAACAGTTCCTTTCAAGATTTTTCTAGTGACGACAGTGCTCAAGATCCCGATTTCCAGGCATTAACAGACTTATCTCACACAGATTCAGATGGCGACAATAATCTGGACTGCGCCCTGTCGACTAAATTTCAACTGTTGCCCACACCTGGACCTTCTGGGTCTAGTAAAAACTTTATAGAGTCTAAAGAGCAAAACATTTCGATGACGATAAAGATTCCGGTTGATGTGcagtctgaaataaataaaggtgAACCCAATTTCGATTTACAACCCTACAGTATAGATGACCAGGTACCCAGTAATAGTGCGTTAAGTGTCGATACAGCATCCCCTTGTATTGACGATCaaaacacagaaaaaaaagGTCGTAAAAGGAAAGTAAATACTCATTTATGGAAAAGGAATAgaacaaaattattaagaaatagtgGTATGGCATATACATCtatgtcaaaaacaaaaaaggaaataaaagaaaagaagaTGGGGGCAGGATGTTCTGATAAgtgtaaattaaaatgcactactAAATTTACTACTCAGGAAAGACtgttaatttttagtgaatattgGAAGACTGCTGATTTACTTGTACAAAGACAATTTATATATAGCAATATGACAGAAATCAAACCAAAGTATCGTTACACTCGCGTTGGCAGCACACGCCAAAATCTCAACCATTCATACTATTTGCCACTAAATGGGGAACGCACAAGAGTATGCAAAGTATTCTTTATGAATACTCTTGCTATTTCAGAAAAAACCATTAGGACTGTTGTAAAAAAACAGAAGTCAAGTTTAAAAGGGGTTCAGCTTAAAGAATTTAGAGGGAAGCATAATAATCACCCCAAGCTCGATTCATCTCTAAAAGACGATGTTAGGGATCATATAAACTCGATCCCGAGAATCGAAAGTCACTATTGTCGTGCACAGTCTAAACGGGAGTACATAGAAGGTGGCCTTACCGTAGCTGCTTTGCATAGAAATTATGTTGAGAAATGTAACTCTGAAAATAAACAGCATGTTGCGTATcaaatttactataatatatttatgtctgaatttaatatatctttttggAAACCTAAAAAAGATCAATGTGAAGAATGCACATCATTTGATAATTCTGAAGAGAAGTCGAAATTGCAAGGAAAACACGAAGagcatttgaaagaaaaatcattatcacgagaagaaaaagaaaaagataagAATAATGTTACTGAAAATTTCATAGTATCAGTATATGATTTGCAGGCGGTAATGCCATGTCCCCGGGGTGAAGTGTcaagcttttattatatttctaaaataaatttattaaattttaccatTACCGAACTTGGCTCTAAAGCTACAACTTGTTTTGTTTGGCACGAAGGAGAAGGAGCTCGAGGGGTGAATGAGATCGGATCCTGTGTGCTCATGTATTTggagaatttaaataataaagctaCAGAAGTCTTCGATGTAGTGTTTTACAGTGACAATTGCTGTggtcaacaaaaaaataaattcatggtGTCAATGTACCAATATGCAACAGGTGCATTCCCAAAACTGAGAAGTATTACTCATAAGTTCCTCATTAAGGGTCACACCCAAAATGAGGGGGATGCAGTACATTCCATGATTCAGAGAAATATCTCCAGAGCTTTGAGGTCTTCCCCTATTTACGTGCCAGAtcaatacattactctgataaaAACTGCTAAGAAGAAAGGCTCCCCGTACTTGGTTAGAGAACTTACACATGAAAgtttttttgatttaaaaccTCTAGCTCTAGGCAATTATACAACGAATGAAGACGGAGAAAAGGTTAAATGGACTGACATAAGGATAATAAAAGTTGacaaacaaattaaagataagtttttatataagacTTCTTACCAGGAAGAGGGGTTTAAATCTGTATCTACTCTAAAAAAAAGGCAACAAAAAGCTAATCCCTCTATAaacaatactataaaaaaattatattctcaaAAATTGCATATTTCACAGTCAAAGAAGCAAGGTATACTTAATCttgtatctaaaaatattataccaaaatattacGAAGGGTTTTATTCTAATCTTTAA